In a genomic window of Demequina muriae:
- the rapZ gene encoding RNase adapter RapZ — protein sequence MSDEAAAVTYPSGIPRPTFETPATVPELLVLTGMSGAGRTKASAVLADLGWYVVDNLPPHLLAGLVSAHISGEAQRRLAAVVDVRGGEFFQDLDTVMDDLERKGVPVRVLFLDASDATLVRRFEEARRPHPLQGDGTILEGIARERERVADVRDRADLVIDTSSLNVHQLRDVMTTEVAQEVPALQINVLSFGFKNGIPADADYVADVRFLDNPHWQPELRPLTGLDAAVRDHVLASDGAREFIDGYAEVVHGALRHYRAHDKHSVTIAVGCTGGRHRSVAIAEALGTALRTRGHQVRTTHRDRSGT from the coding sequence ATGAGCGACGAGGCAGCGGCAGTCACCTATCCCTCCGGCATCCCCCGGCCCACCTTCGAGACCCCGGCGACGGTGCCGGAGCTGCTGGTGCTCACCGGCATGTCGGGAGCAGGCCGGACCAAGGCCTCGGCCGTGCTGGCGGATCTGGGGTGGTACGTGGTCGACAACCTGCCGCCCCACCTGCTCGCGGGACTGGTGTCCGCGCACATCTCCGGAGAGGCCCAGCGCCGGCTCGCCGCGGTGGTGGACGTGCGCGGCGGGGAGTTCTTCCAGGATCTCGACACCGTGATGGACGACCTCGAGCGCAAGGGCGTACCGGTGCGGGTGCTGTTCCTGGACGCATCGGACGCGACCCTGGTGCGCCGCTTCGAGGAGGCACGCCGTCCCCACCCGCTCCAGGGCGACGGCACCATCCTCGAAGGAATTGCCCGCGAGCGAGAGCGGGTCGCCGACGTGCGCGATCGCGCCGACCTCGTGATCGACACCAGCTCGTTGAACGTCCACCAACTGCGCGACGTGATGACCACCGAGGTCGCCCAGGAGGTGCCCGCGCTGCAGATCAACGTGCTGTCGTTCGGGTTCAAGAACGGGATCCCTGCCGACGCGGACTATGTGGCGGACGTGAGGTTCCTCGACAATCCTCATTGGCAGCCAGAACTGCGGCCGTTGACGGGCCTCGACGCCGCCGTCCGCGACCACGTGCTCGCCTCGGACGGCGCACGGGAGTTCATCGACGGCTACGCCGAGGTGGTGCACGGGGCGCTCCGTCACTATCGGGCCCACGACAAGCATTCGGTCACGATCGCCGTCGGCTGCACGGGCGGACGTCACCGCTCCGTCGCCATTGCCGAGGCGCTCGGGACGGCGCTGCGCACCCGCGGACACCAAGTGCGCACCACGCATCGGGACCGGTCTGGCACATGA
- a CDS encoding gluconeogenesis factor YvcK family protein, producing the protein MTGEARIVALGGGHGLYASLTALRDLTPELTAIVTVADDGGSSGRLRSELGIVPPGDLRMALSALCADNDWGRTWRDVLQWRFATDGPLNGHALGNLLIAALWERNGDVVDGLAWVASLLQAHGRVLPLSADPLEVSALVRDDSGVREVQGQVAVATAHGSIEELRLSPASPVVPRETVEAIDAADLVVLGPGSWYTSVLTHFMVRPVADALVRAGQRSVLVLNVGHDDEETAGTGRADDVRALQRMAPDFVPRTVLVDSEHRDEPGLADAVGRWGARLLVAPVRDGLGAPAHDPHALRRELARVAIEQGLAVRGAERGVAG; encoded by the coding sequence ATGACGGGCGAGGCGCGGATCGTCGCTCTGGGCGGCGGTCACGGGCTGTACGCATCGCTGACCGCGCTGCGGGACCTCACGCCCGAGCTCACGGCCATCGTGACCGTGGCGGACGACGGAGGGTCGTCGGGACGGCTGAGGTCGGAACTCGGGATCGTGCCTCCGGGCGACCTGCGGATGGCGCTCAGCGCGCTGTGTGCGGACAACGACTGGGGCCGCACCTGGCGAGACGTCCTGCAGTGGCGATTCGCGACGGACGGGCCGCTCAACGGGCACGCGCTGGGCAACCTGCTGATCGCCGCCCTCTGGGAGCGCAACGGAGACGTCGTCGACGGTCTCGCATGGGTGGCCAGTCTGCTTCAGGCACACGGTCGCGTGCTGCCTCTGTCGGCTGATCCGCTGGAGGTGAGCGCGCTCGTGCGCGACGACTCCGGCGTGCGCGAAGTCCAGGGCCAGGTCGCGGTCGCGACGGCGCACGGATCGATCGAGGAGCTGCGACTGTCGCCGGCCAGCCCCGTGGTGCCGCGCGAGACGGTCGAGGCGATCGATGCCGCGGATCTGGTGGTGCTCGGCCCGGGCAGCTGGTATACCTCGGTCCTCACCCACTTCATGGTGCGACCGGTCGCCGACGCCTTGGTCCGTGCCGGTCAGCGCAGCGTGCTGGTGCTCAACGTCGGCCATGACGACGAGGAGACCGCCGGCACCGGAAGGGCCGATGACGTGCGGGCGCTGCAGCGCATGGCGCCGGACTTCGTGCCCCGCACCGTGCTGGTGGACTCGGAGCACCGCGACGAGCCGGGCCTGGCCGATGCGGTGGGGCGCTGGGGCGCGCGTCTCCTGGTGGCACCGGTGCGCGACGGGCTCGGAGCCCCGGCGCATGACCCTCACGCGCTTCGGCGCGAGCTCGCCCGCGTCGCGATCGAGCAGGGCCTCGCGGTCCGCGGCGCCGAGCGAGGAGTGGCAGGATAG